One genomic window of Butyricicoccus intestinisimiae includes the following:
- a CDS encoding class II aldolase/adducin family protein — MNQSLPDMTSLREEIVNTAQKAYREGMMAATSGNLSCYDAASGRIAITPSGMDYTIMKPEDIVIIDLDGNVLSGHKPSSEWKMHAEIYRHLPQYRAIVHTHSPNATAYAVLRREIPCVLVEMLLFLGGSIEVADYAAQGSAAVGTHCLPILSRKPAALLANHGVVTAADSLAQAYTNAVYVEDSAKIVRLAMSTGCPIPAVIDEEGSKSI; from the coding sequence ATGAACCAATCTCTGCCAGACATGACCTCTCTGCGGGAGGAGATTGTCAACACCGCGCAGAAAGCCTATCGTGAGGGTATGATGGCTGCAACCAGCGGCAATTTGAGCTGCTATGATGCGGCATCCGGCCGCATCGCCATCACGCCAAGCGGTATGGATTATACCATCATGAAACCGGAAGACATCGTCATCATTGATTTGGACGGCAACGTGCTTTCCGGACACAAGCCGTCTTCCGAATGGAAAATGCACGCGGAGATTTATCGGCATCTGCCGCAATACCGCGCCATCGTGCACACGCATTCGCCAAACGCCACAGCTTATGCCGTGCTGCGCAGGGAAATTCCCTGTGTGCTCGTGGAAATGCTGCTGTTTCTCGGCGGAAGCATTGAGGTTGCGGACTATGCCGCACAGGGCAGCGCCGCAGTCGGCACCCATTGCCTGCCGATTCTCAGCCGCAAGCCTGCCGCGCTGCTCGCCAATCACGGCGTTGTGACGGCGGCGGATTCGCTGGCGCAGGCGTACACGAACGCCGTTTATGTAGAAGATTCCGCGAAAATCGTCCGGCTGGCAATGAGCACCGGCTGTCCGATTCCGGCTGTCATTGATGAGGAAGGAAGCAAATCCATATGA
- the nudC gene encoding NAD(+) diphosphatase, whose translation MIQDIGRNTIDTEFAKPKPQDSDYVLIFEKTDVFVVPETGSLPTYADWKRLGGDNSELVHIFEQAGTQFFTVLDPDDAIKQQLRREVSRYLRTVQPTWLRLGSVTALHLFQWFQNHRFCGCCGAPMKPDGKELAMRCTNDECHAVTYPAISPAIIVGIVNNGKILLTRSSVYKNPVYALVSGYMSVGETFETTVKREVKEETGLDVTNIQYYGNQPWGFSGAQMIGFWAELTGSDQVKLQEEELKEAGWYTPEEIPPAYEENPLDLTHYMIELFRAHKAPAQR comes from the coding sequence ATGATTCAGGATATTGGACGCAATACCATTGATACAGAATTTGCAAAACCAAAGCCGCAGGACAGCGATTATGTTCTGATTTTTGAAAAAACCGATGTATTTGTCGTGCCGGAAACCGGCAGTCTGCCGACATATGCCGACTGGAAGCGGCTGGGCGGCGACAACAGCGAACTGGTACATATTTTTGAGCAGGCAGGCACCCAGTTCTTTACTGTGCTCGATCCGGACGATGCCATCAAACAGCAGCTGCGGCGCGAGGTGTCGCGCTATCTGCGCACGGTACAGCCGACATGGCTGCGTCTCGGCTCCGTGACCGCGCTGCATTTGTTCCAGTGGTTTCAAAACCACCGCTTCTGCGGCTGCTGCGGTGCACCGATGAAGCCGGACGGCAAGGAGCTGGCGATGCGCTGCACCAATGACGAGTGTCATGCAGTGACGTATCCGGCAATCAGCCCGGCGATTATTGTCGGCATCGTAAACAACGGTAAAATCCTGCTGACCCGTTCTTCAGTCTATAAAAATCCGGTGTATGCACTGGTGTCCGGCTATATGAGCGTGGGCGAGACGTTTGAAACGACCGTCAAGCGCGAAGTCAAGGAAGAAACCGGTTTGGATGTCACCAACATTCAGTATTACGGCAATCAGCCGTGGGGCTTCTCCGGTGCGCAGATGATCGGCTTCTGGGCAGAGCTCACGGGAAGCGATCAGGTCAAGCTGCAGGAGGAAGAACTCAAGGAAGCCGGATGGTATACGCCGGAGGAGATTCCGCCGGCATACGAAGAAAATCCGCTGGATTTGACGCATTATATGATTGAACTGTTCCGCGCACACAAGGCACCCGCACAGAGATAA
- a CDS encoding alpha/beta fold hydrolase, whose translation MVGRLVSSPRGATYYWIEKNADAQAPWIIFTHGLCANHRLFDKQLPFFRLNYHVLLWDLPMHGRSRPYHAFTYAHAAEELKQITDREHIKQAILVGHGIGGYVCQEFASRWPEMVQAFVGVSAMPFGVALYPEFDQKELKKVPQTVKRLPERMLQTGLARKRTQTLYGYQNALHMFEQMSKKEMVQAFAAAYGDRFTHKAVVQFRCPVMLAIGAMDYTGKIAEYCRIWSEKQGYPMTVIPDASHNANTDNADVFNDTVSKFLRRSLRKNKA comes from the coding sequence ATGGTTGGAAGACTGGTATCTTCTCCAAGAGGTGCAACCTATTATTGGATTGAAAAAAACGCAGATGCACAGGCACCATGGATTATATTCACGCATGGGCTGTGCGCCAATCATCGGCTGTTTGACAAGCAGCTCCCATTTTTTCGGCTCAACTATCACGTTTTGCTGTGGGATCTGCCGATGCACGGCCGCTCCCGCCCGTATCATGCGTTTACCTATGCACATGCGGCGGAGGAATTGAAACAGATCACGGACAGAGAACACATCAAGCAGGCGATTCTGGTCGGTCACGGCATCGGCGGATATGTCTGTCAGGAGTTTGCTTCGCGCTGGCCGGAGATGGTACAGGCGTTTGTCGGCGTCAGTGCAATGCCGTTCGGCGTGGCGCTGTATCCGGAATTCGATCAGAAAGAGCTGAAAAAAGTGCCGCAGACGGTCAAGCGTCTGCCGGAGCGTATGCTGCAGACAGGATTGGCGCGCAAGCGCACACAGACGCTGTACGGCTATCAAAATGCACTGCATATGTTTGAACAGATGAGCAAAAAAGAGATGGTGCAGGCGTTTGCGGCGGCATATGGCGACCGCTTCACGCACAAAGCCGTGGTACAGTTCCGCTGTCCGGTCATGCTCGCCATCGGTGCGATGGATTACACCGGAAAAATTGCGGAGTACTGCCGCATTTGGTCGGAAAAACAAGGCTATCCGATGACCGTCATTCCGGACGCCTCGCACAACGCCAACACAGACAACGCAGATGTGTTTAACGATACGGTCAGCAAATTTTTACGCCGCAGCCTGCGCAAAAACAAAGCATAA
- a CDS encoding MATE family efflux transporter produces the protein MKRERDLTTGNITTSLWLFALPLMLGNVMQQLYNLVDTWVVGRYIGDTALAAVGSSYTILTFLTSVIIGLCLGSSAFLSIAYGRRDLPAMRNGIFLSCSTIGVLSLCLMLAFYRFLDPIIFFLRVPKETVADMHTYLFYVFFGFFSTFLYNYFSNVLRGIGNSAIPLLFLAVSVVLNIFLDLYCVIVLHWGIMGAALATAASQCVSGIGITVYFLKKFPQYRVTRRDVCWNRENLRSILSLSGCTCLQQSVMNFGILLVQGIVNSFGTAVMAAFAVAVKIDTIAYMPVQDFGNAFSVFVAQNYGAQKSARIASGVRCAFASVAVFCVIISSLVWLCAQPLMQLFVDASSAQVVRIGVQYLQIEGACYIGIGILFLLYGYYRAVNRPQMSVVLTVCSLGTRVALAYLLSGIAVIGVIGIWVSIPIGWFFADAVGIGYYFLLKKRQIHAKRDA, from the coding sequence ATGAAACGGGAACGGGATCTCACCACAGGAAATATCACAACCAGCTTGTGGCTGTTTGCCCTGCCGCTCATGCTCGGCAATGTCATGCAGCAGCTGTACAATCTGGTGGACACGTGGGTCGTCGGCAGATATATCGGAGATACGGCGCTTGCGGCGGTCGGCTCCTCGTATACCATTCTGACCTTTTTAACTTCTGTTATTATCGGTCTGTGCTTGGGCAGCAGTGCCTTTTTGTCCATAGCATACGGCAGGCGCGATTTGCCCGCCATGCGAAACGGCATTTTTCTCTCCTGCAGCACGATCGGCGTGCTGTCTCTCTGTCTGATGCTTGCGTTTTATCGCTTTCTCGACCCCATCATTTTCTTTCTGCGCGTCCCGAAAGAGACGGTTGCAGATATGCACACCTATCTGTTTTATGTATTTTTCGGCTTTTTTTCCACATTTTTATACAATTATTTTTCCAACGTTCTGCGCGGCATCGGAAATTCAGCCATTCCGCTGTTGTTTCTCGCCGTCTCTGTCGTGTTAAATATTTTTTTGGATTTGTACTGTGTCATTGTTTTGCACTGGGGCATTATGGGCGCAGCGCTCGCCACTGCCGCTTCGCAATGCGTCTCCGGCATCGGCATCACCGTATACTTTCTAAAAAAGTTTCCGCAGTACCGCGTGACGCGCAGGGACGTGTGCTGGAACAGAGAAAATCTCCGCAGCATTCTCTCGCTGTCCGGCTGCACCTGCCTGCAGCAGTCTGTCATGAATTTCGGCATTCTGCTGGTGCAAGGCATCGTCAACAGCTTCGGTACCGCCGTCATGGCTGCTTTTGCCGTTGCGGTAAAGATTGATACCATTGCATACATGCCGGTGCAGGATTTTGGCAATGCATTTTCCGTATTCGTCGCGCAAAATTACGGCGCACAAAAGTCCGCACGGATTGCTTCTGGTGTGCGTTGTGCATTTGCCAGCGTTGCCGTGTTCTGTGTGATCATCAGCAGCTTAGTCTGGCTCTGCGCGCAGCCGCTCATGCAGCTGTTTGTAGACGCTTCCAGCGCGCAAGTGGTCCGCATCGGTGTCCAGTATTTACAGATTGAGGGCGCCTGTTACATTGGCATCGGCATATTGTTCTTGCTGTATGGCTATTATCGCGCCGTCAACCGCCCGCAGATGTCGGTGGTGCTCACCGTCTGTTCGTTGGGTACGCGTGTGGCGCTCGCTTATCTGTTGTCCGGCATCGCCGTGATTGGCGTCATCGGTATCTGGGTGTCGATTCCTATCGGCTGGTTCTTCGCAGATGCTGTGGGAATCGGATATTATTTTCTGCTGAAAAAGCGGCAAATACACGCAAAAAGAGATGCCTGA
- a CDS encoding chromate transporter: MHQKKQRVWELLLVFLKIGAFTFGGGYAMIPLIQREMVDNKKWISEKDILDIVAISESTPGPIAVNAATFVGYHVAGVAGATAATVGVVLPAFCIIACLAAILPKLEQLRAVQYAFWGIRVGVLALLLRALLTMYHSCQKHVFAVCIMLAAFACVAVLQMNTIVVLLGCAVAGVLYTMAKEGTRS, from the coding sequence ATGCATCAGAAAAAACAGCGCGTCTGGGAACTGCTGTTGGTATTTCTCAAAATCGGCGCGTTTACGTTTGGCGGCGGATATGCGATGATTCCGCTCATCCAACGGGAAATGGTGGACAATAAAAAATGGATCAGCGAAAAAGACATTTTGGACATTGTCGCGATTTCGGAATCGACACCGGGGCCGATTGCGGTCAATGCGGCAACGTTTGTCGGCTACCATGTCGCGGGCGTGGCGGGAGCAACTGCCGCGACAGTTGGTGTGGTGCTGCCGGCGTTTTGCATCATCGCTTGTCTGGCGGCGATTCTGCCGAAATTAGAGCAGCTGCGGGCGGTGCAGTATGCGTTTTGGGGCATTCGCGTCGGCGTACTGGCGCTGCTGCTGCGCGCCTTGCTCACGATGTATCATTCCTGCCAAAAGCATGTGTTTGCCGTATGCATCATGCTGGCGGCATTTGCCTGCGTGGCGGTTTTGCAGATGAACACGATTGTCGTGCTGCTCGGCTGCGCCGTGGCAGGCGTGCTGTACACCATGGCAAAGGAGGGCACACGTTCATGA